The Hymenobacter sp. DG01 sequence ACGCTTATTCTCCAGCCAGCAACTGGCAGCTGGCAACTGGCAACTCACAACCGGCAACTGAACTAGACGCTTCATCCGGAAAATCCGACGCTTCGGTAACGGCAAATTTCTTTGGCGCCAGAGCTGGGCCACCTTTGAATCATCAACCACCACAAACCCTTCCACGTCATGAAAAACACTCTGATCACCCTCGCCCTGGTAGCCGCTTCCTTCTCGTCCTTCGCAACTGTAGCGCAGCAGCCCGTTGCTACCCCCGCCGCCACCGGCAACCCCGATGCCTACACCACCATGATGGCCGCCACCATTCAAGACCTGATGAGCACCGGCGACCCCGCCAAACTCAAGCAAGTCGATGCCAAGCTGGAACGCGCCGCCCAGGTAGCCCCCAAAGACTGGCTGCCCCGCTACTACCAGGCCTACGCCCGTGTTATCACGGTTTTCGTGAGCAAAGAGGAAGACGGCGACGCCAAGGATAAGTACCTCGATCAGGCCGAAGCTGCCCTGACCCAGGCCCGCAAGCTGGGCGGCGAGGAGTCGGAGCTGCTGGTGCTGCAGGCCTACATCTACCAGGCCCGTCTGGGTATCTCGCCCATGCTGCGCTCCATGAAATACTCCAAAATGGTAAGCGAGACGCTGGCCCAGGCTAAGAAAATTAACCCTGCCAACCCGCGCATTTATTTGGTGCAGGCCAACAACGTGTACTACACGCCTTCCATGTTTGGCGGTGGAGCCGAGGTAGCCAAGCCCCTCTTCCAGGAAGCCCAGACGCGCTTCGCGGCCTTCAAGCCCGCCTCCGTGCTGGCGCCTAACTGGGGCGAGCGGCAGGTGCAGGGCCGCCTGAAAAGCTACGAAACCGCCTCGGTGAAGTAGCGCCGCTGGGTGGGGCGCGGGTGGTAATGAGCCGCTCTGGAATACCGGCGTTTACACCATGTCGGCGGGCGGCGAATGGCTGCCCGCGCCACCCGGCAAACGCCGAGGCTCCGGCCGCGGAGCGCCGCCCGCGCAACAGATGGGTTTACCCGATTATTGTATCTTTTGCCTGCCTTATTGGTCCCCCTGGGCTTCCTATTTATGCTTGACTCCGCCCTCCCCGTGAACCGCCCGACCCTGACTCCCGAAGAAGCCCTGGACGTGCGCAAAGCCTCCCTCACCAACCTGGGCCGGCACTACCCCCACCGCAAATGGGTGCTCATGCTGGGTATGATGGTGACCTTATCGTTTGGACTAAGCCTGGTGTTCTGCGGGGGGTGCTCAGTTTGGAGTGAAGATTTCCTCGTAACGTTCGGCTATAACTTCTGCTACACCACTGGCCTGTGGCTGGCCAACGGCTTCCCGAACGAGTGGCTGAACCGCCGCGTCGATTGGACGATTCAGCCCATCCGGCGCTTCCTGATTACGCTGTCCATGTCGCTGGTCATGTCGTTGATTGTGATATTTCTGGTTACCACGGGCTTCAACGTGCTTTATCACCATCGGCCCCTGAGCTCTATCACCTGGCGGCCCTTCGTGATGCCCCTGCTGATTACCGTGGTGGTATCCTTGTTTATGCACAGTCGCTCGTTTCTGCTGAGCTGGCGCGATGCCACCACCCAGGCCGAGCGCCTGCAGAAGGAAAACGCCCAGGCCCAGGCCGACTCCCTGCGCCGTCAGCTCGACCCACACTTTCTGTTCAACTCCCTCAACGCCCTGACCTCCCTGGTCGAGGAAAACGACCCGGTCCGGGCCACGCGCTTCATCCGCCAGCTCAGCCAGGTGTACCGCTACGTGCTCGATAGCCAGGAGCAGGAAGTGGTGCCGCTTTCGGAGGAAATGCGCTTCGTGGAAGCCTACCTGTTTCTGCAGCGCACCCGTTTGGGCGAGGGTGTACAAGTGGAAATGACCCTACCCCCCGCCGCCCTCGAAACCCTGCTGGTACCCCCGCTGGCCGTGCAGCTGCTGCTGGAAAATGCCCTTAAGCACAACGCCACCTCCCAGCGCGACCCGCTTCGCATCCGCATCGAGCTCGACGAGGCCGCCCGTACGCTCGCCGTGCGCAACATCCGCCGCCCCCGCCGCCTCCCCGATGGC is a genomic window containing:
- a CDS encoding sensor histidine kinase, with product MLDSALPVNRPTLTPEEALDVRKASLTNLGRHYPHRKWVLMLGMMVTLSFGLSLVFCGGCSVWSEDFLVTFGYNFCYTTGLWLANGFPNEWLNRRVDWTIQPIRRFLITLSMSLVMSLIVIFLVTTGFNVLYHHRPLSSITWRPFVMPLLITVVVSLFMHSRSFLLSWRDATTQAERLQKENAQAQADSLRRQLDPHFLFNSLNALTSLVEENDPVRATRFIRQLSQVYRYVLDSQEQEVVPLSEEMRFVEAYLFLQRTRLGEGVQVEMTLPPAALETLLVPPLAVQLLLENALKHNATSQRDPLRIRIELDEAARTLAVRNIRRPRRLPDGESTGLGLKNLRARYAFLTSQPVQIEESETEFGVVLPVLELR